TATGTCGTCTTATAGAATGttatagtttcagctcttatGGCAGCCCTGTGACCCTTTTGTGTTCATCTCCACATATGCTGTGAGGTCAGGGCGAGGCTCACTGTTCTGCACATAGCTATTCACGCCTTCCACCACTACTTACTGAAAAGATTATCCTATCCTCGCCGAATTGCCTGCAACCTGGAAAATCAGTTGATGacctattttaaagataaacagaGGCCTTGCCCTTAACTCAAATTTTAGGGGACTTGGAGGGGCTCCTCCTGTTGTTGCTGGCTGGGCAGTGATGCCTTGAAACCCAGAGTGAGGCCCCTGAGAGCTCAACCTCTTTCTGTGAGAGCTCTGTGCTCCTCCCTGATGGAGAGCTGAGCTCACTCCTCAGAGCGCTGAGGCCAGGCTTCCTGCCCACGAGGGTTCTTTACTGTAGAGGAAGGGCAGGTGCACAGTCTGTCTGGAGCGTTTAGAATGTGTGTCCTTCGTCTGCACAGttctgtgtgtgtacatttgcCGTAGAGAAGTGATCACGTGCACAAGCCTTATGTACATGGATGCTCGGTGCTGTGTCGTCCGAAGGCCTCAGTGGCTACTGGGCCCCCGACTGGACGTCCTGTGGCTTCCTAGGCCGTGCAGGCCAGGTTTTTGaggaatatttaatgatatgaaaGTGCATGTGACGTAAAGGAAAGCGACAGCCAAAGAACGCTTCCAGGGCGTGATTCCACTATGTGATTTCAAAACACCCCACCTAACATGAAACTTCCCATcctaaccacttttttttttaaaattaattaattaatttatttatggctgtgttgggtcttcgtttctgtgcgagggcttttttttcttctagtcgcggcaagcgggggccactctttatcgcggtgcgcgggcctctcttgttgcggagcacaggctccagacgcacaggctcagtaattgtggctcacgggcccagttgctctgcggcatgtgggatcttcccagaccagggctcgaacccgtgtcccctgcattggcaggcagattctcaaccactgcgccaccagggaagcccacttttttttttttttggatgtgttaggtcttcgttgctgtgtgcaggcttctcattgcagtggctttcttgttgcggatcacaggctctaggtgcgcgggcttcagtagttgtggcacacggacctagttgctgcacggcatgtgggatcttcccggaccaggacttgaacccgtgtcctctgcactggcaggcggattcctaaccaaccactgcgccaccagggaagtcccctaaccacttttaagtgtacgaTTTCGTTAGCCCTAAGTACATTCACAGCgttatgcaaccatcatcactcTTTCCGAAACTTTCTTATCGCCTTAAACAGAAACTCTGGAACTATTAAGCAATAACTCGCATTTCCCCTTTGCCCAGGcctctggtaacctctattctactttctctttctgattttgcctattctggatctTTCATATAAGTGGGGTcgtacaatatgtgacctttatgactggcttcttgggcgtcatgtcctcaaggttcactcATGCCGTGGCAGCGTCAGGATCTCATTCCTCTCCATGCCGAGTAGAAGTCCACTGCATGGATGGACCCCACTGCCTTCATCTGTTCGTCCGCTGATGGACGGCTGGGTTGTTGCCACCTTCCGGTTGTTGTGAACGGTTCTCCGTGGACATGGGTGTGCAGGAGTCTGAGTCCCCGCTTTCAGTCCCCTTGGGTGCACACCTGGCTGTGGAACTGTGGGTCACGTGGTAACTGTTTAGCTTTTGGAGGAGCCACCAGACTTTTCCACAGGGGCTGCCCCATCTTCCATTCCCGCCTGGCCGAGACTCCTGACTGTCGGTGGAAGGTAAGCATGCGGGGAGGGACGAGGCGCCAGCCCTGCCCTCATTGTCCCTCCTCAGCTGGAGCGGGGCCTCTGCCAGGCCCCCCGTGGCTCCCTGACTGTCACAGGGGAAGGCGCGGTCTGGGGGGCGAGGGTGGAGGAGACGCCGGTGcctgcagcccctctcccccccccccccgcccacccgcAGGCCAGCGAGGACAAGGTGAAGCGGCTGGTGACGGAGATCGGCCGGGAGGTCCAGCAGCTCAGCATGGCCGGCTGCTACTGGCTGTCGGGCAGCACGGTGGAGCACGTGGCCCGCTGCCGCGGCCTGGTGAAGGTGAACCTCTCGGGCTGCCACCTGACCTCCCTGCGCCTCTCCAAGGTTCTGTCGGCCCTGCAGCGCCTGCGCTCCCTGGCCATCGACGTGAGCCCCGGCTTCGACGCGAGCCAGCTGAGCGGCGAGTGCAAGGCCACGCTGAGCCGCGTGCGGGAGCTCAAGCAGACGCTGTACACGCCCTCGTACGGCGTGGTGCCCTGCTGCACCAGCCTCGAGAAGCTGCTGCTGTACTTCGAGATCCTGGACCGCACGCGCGAGGGCGCCGTGCTCTCGGGCCAGCTCATGGTGGGCCAGAGCAACGTGCCGCGCTACCAGCACCTGCGCGTCTTCTACGCCCGCCTGGCCCCCGGCTACATCAACCAGGAGGTGGTGCGCCTGTACCTGGCCGTGCTCAGCGACCGCACGCCCGAGAACCTGCACGCCTTCCTCATCTCCGTGCCCGGCAGCTTTGCCGAGAGCGGGGCCACCAAGAACCTCCTGGAGTCCATGGCCCGCAACGTGGCGCTGGACGCGCTGCAGCTGCCCAAGTCCTGGCTCAACGGCTCGGCCCTCCTCCAGCACATGAAGTTCAGCAGCCCCTTCTACTTCAGCTTCAGCCGCTGTGCCCTGTCCGGCGGCCACCTGGTCCGGCGCGTCATCGACGGCGGCAGGGACCTCCGGAGCCTGGCCGGCCTGAACCTCAGCGGCTGTGCGCACTGCCTGGCGCCCGACTCCCTGCTGCGCAAGGCGGAGGACGACATCGACAGTGGCATCCTGGAGACGCTGGTGGCGGCCTGTGGCAACCTGCGGCACCTCAACCTCTCGGCTGCCCACCACCACAGCCCCGAGGGCCCCGGCCGGCACCTGTGCCAGCTGCTGGCCCGGCTCTGCCACCTGCGCTCCCTGTCGCTGCCCGTCTGCGCCGTCGCTGACTCGGCGCCACGGGCCGACCGTGCGCCCGTCCAGCCTGCCACGCACGCCGTGCCCCGCGGCTTCGGCAAGAAGGTCCGTATCGGCGTGCCGTCTGGCCCTGACCCTTTCTCCGGGCAGGCGGGCCCCCTGCCATCCTCTGTGTTCTGGTCGCTGCTGAAGAGCGTGCCCTTCCTGGACCGCCTCGAGCTGATCGGGTCCAACTTCTCGTCTGCCATGCCGCGCAACGAGCCCGCCATCCGCAACTCGCTGCCCCCCTGCGGCCGGGCGCAGAGTGTGGGGGACTCGGAGGTGGCCGCCATCGGCCAGCTGGCCTTCCTGAGGCACCTGACGCTGGCCCAGCTGCCCAGCATCCTGACAGGCTCCGGGCTGGTCAGCATCGGCCTCCAGTGCCAGCAGCTCCAGTCCCTCTCCCTGGCCCACCTGGGCACGATGGGCAAGGTGGCCTACATGCCCGCCCTCTCGGACATGCTGAAGCACTGCAGGCGGCTGAAGGACCTCAGGTGAGGGCGCCCGCCGTCCCTCCGTGGCCTCCGCTGGCCCTTTGGAGGCCTTCGGGGCGCGGAGGGGAAGCGAGGCACGTGGCCTTTGGCTCAGCGGGTGTTGGCGTACCTGCTGCGCACCTGCTGAGGCGAGCGGGGTGCAGGCCTGTCCTCCAGGGGCTGAGAGTCTTGGGGGGCACTGACAAGGGACTGTGCATGGTGGCGGGGCTCGGGGGGTGTGGGGGCTCGGGAAGCAGCGGCTGGCGGCGCCCAGGGAGGGTGTGCGGGAGGTGGTGCCGCCCGAGCCTGGCACGTCGTCCTCGTCGCCTGTGGCTGTCTCCATGCCTGGGCTCTAGGACGCTGCTGCGTACGTGACCTTATTAATCCTCATGCC
The sequence above is drawn from the Balaenoptera musculus isolate JJ_BM4_2016_0621 chromosome 15, mBalMus1.pri.v3, whole genome shotgun sequence genome and encodes:
- the FBXL18 gene encoding F-box/LRR-repeat protein 18 isoform X3 gives rise to the protein MDPTAFICSSADGRLGCCHLPVVVNGSPWTWVCRSLSPRFQSPWVHTWLWNCGSRGNCLAFGGATRLFHRGCPIFHSRLAETPDCRWKASEDKVKRLVTEIGREVQQLSMAGCYWLSGSTVEHVARCRGLVKVNLSGCHLTSLRLSKVLSALQRLRSLAIDVSPGFDASQLSGECKATLSRVRELKQTLYTPSYGVVPCCTSLEKLLLYFEILDRTREGAVLSGQLMVGQSNVPRYQHLRVFYARLAPGYINQEVVRLYLAVLSDRTPENLHAFLISVPGSFAESGATKNLLESMARNVALDALQLPKSWLNGSALLQHMKFSSPFYFSFSRCALSGGHLVRRVIDGGRDLRSLAGLNLSGCAHCLAPDSLLRKAEDDIDSGILETLVAACGNLRHLNLSAAHHHSPEGPGRHLCQLLARLCHLRSLSLPVCAVADSAPRADRAPVQPATHAVPRGFGKKVRIGVPSGPDPFSGQAGPLPSSVFWSLLKSVPFLDRLELIGSNFSSAMPRNEPAIRNSLPPCGRAQSVGDSEVAAIGQLAFLRHLTLAQLPSILTGSGLVSIGLQCQQLQSLSLAHLGTMGKVAYMPALSDMLKHCRRLKDLRLEQPYFSANAQFFQALSQCSALQRLCLVSRSGTLQPEAVLAFMARCLHVVVCHLFTGESLSTCRSLQQSLLRSLSLQQQRAWLSIP
- the FBXL18 gene encoding F-box/LRR-repeat protein 18 isoform X1, with the translated sequence MDPTAFICSSADGRLGCCHLPVVVNGSPWTWVCRSLSPRFQSPWVHTWLWNCGSRGNCLAFGGATRLFHRGCPIFHSRLAETPDCRWKASEDKVKRLVTEIGREVQQLSMAGCYWLSGSTVEHVARCRGLVKVNLSGCHLTSLRLSKVLSALQRLRSLAIDVSPGFDASQLSGECKATLSRVRELKQTLYTPSYGVVPCCTSLEKLLLYFEILDRTREGAVLSGQLMVGQSNVPRYQHLRVFYARLAPGYINQEVVRLYLAVLSDRTPENLHAFLISVPGSFAESGATKNLLESMARNVALDALQLPKSWLNGSALLQHMKFSSPFYFSFSRCALSGGHLVRRVIDGGRDLRSLAGLNLSGCAHCLAPDSLLRKAEDDIDSGILETLVAACGNLRHLNLSAAHHHSPEGPGRHLCQLLARLCHLRSLSLPVCAVADSAPRADRAPVQPATHAVPRGFGKKVRIGVPSGPDPFSGQAGPLPSSVFWSLLKSVPFLDRLELIGSNFSSAMPRNEPAIRNSLPPCGRAQSVGDSEVAAIGQLAFLRHLTLAQLPSILTGSGLVSIGLQCQQLQSLSLAHLGTMGKVAYMPALSDMLKHCRRLKDLRLEQPYFSANAQFFQALSQCSALQRLCLVSRSGTLQPEAVLAFMARCLHVVVCHLFTGESLSTCRSLQQSLLRRTRFRALATPGLLGLLGCDGRSLSLAFVTLTLGGHWPGVRISIKNSAFILRL
- the FBXL18 gene encoding F-box/LRR-repeat protein 18 isoform X2; protein product: MASVREDTSNDGDAPPAAAAVADDAHLLGFSDEILLHILSHVPSIDLILNVRRTCRKLAALCLDKSLTHTVLLQKDYEASEDKVKRLVTEIGREVQQLSMAGCYWLSGSTVEHVARCRGLVKVNLSGCHLTSLRLSKVLSALQRLRSLAIDVSPGFDASQLSGECKATLSRVRELKQTLYTPSYGVVPCCTSLEKLLLYFEILDRTREGAVLSGQLMVGQSNVPRYQHLRVFYARLAPGYINQEVVRLYLAVLSDRTPENLHAFLISVPGSFAESGATKNLLESMARNVALDALQLPKSWLNGSALLQHMKFSSPFYFSFSRCALSGGHLVRRVIDGGRDLRSLAGLNLSGCAHCLAPDSLLRKAEDDIDSGILETLVAACGNLRHLNLSAAHHHSPEGPGRHLCQLLARLCHLRSLSLPVCAVADSAPRADRAPVQPATHAVPRGFGKKVRIGVPSGPDPFSGQAGPLPSSVFWSLLKSVPFLDRLELIGSNFSSAMPRNEPAIRNSLPPCGRAQSVGDSEVAAIGQLAFLRHLTLAQLPSILTGSGLVSIGLQCQQLQSLSLAHLGTMGKVAYMPALSDMLKHCRRLKDLRLEQPYFSANAQFFQALSQCSALQRLCLVSRSGTLQPEAVLAFMARCLHVVVCHLFTGESLSTCRSLQQSLLRSFQAERPALNVVIFPLLHEGLTDVIRDVPMVHLDEVTLFKSRVAEEPPNLWW